One genomic region from Deinococcus fonticola encodes:
- a CDS encoding acyl-CoA-binding protein, translating into MAFVQAQQAVKQLSKKPDNAILLKLYALYKQGSEGDVSGKRPGGFDFVGSAKYDAWAGQQGKTQEQAQQEYVELVQILLEADH; encoded by the coding sequence ATGGCTTTTGTCCAGGCTCAACAGGCTGTCAAGCAGCTCAGCAAGAAACCGGACAATGCTATCCTTCTCAAGCTTTATGCGCTTTACAAGCAGGGCAGTGAAGGGGATGTCTCTGGTAAACGTCCCGGCGGGTTCGATTTCGTAGGTAGTGCCAAGTACGACGCGTGGGCAGGCCAGCAGGGCAAAACGCAAGAGCAAGCCCAGCAGGAGTACGTAGAACTGGTACAGATCCTGCTGGAAGCCGATCATTGA